The Rhizobium sp. BT03 genome has a window encoding:
- a CDS encoding NepR family anti-sigma factor has product MTTRKKDAADQRKLELRASDILDPNNQIGVRLRSLYASAQEEAIPDRFLDLLEKLDHAEMMASAKMAE; this is encoded by the coding sequence ATGACGACACGCAAGAAAGATGCAGCCGATCAGCGCAAGCTGGAGCTGCGGGCAAGCGATATCCTGGACCCGAACAATCAGATCGGCGTCAGGCTGCGGTCGCTCTATGCCTCCGCGCAGGAGGAGGCGATTCCCGATCGTTTCCTCGACCTTCTCGAAAAGCTTGACCATGCCGAAATGATGGCTTCTGCCAAGATGGCCGAATAG
- a CDS encoding response regulator: MTLSTRIAPHLPYLRRYSRALTGTQTSGDAYVAAVLEAIIADLTIFPDTANDRVALYKLFTQLFGSTAVQIPEPTSPYAWEQRATLNLSKVSPGARQAFLLASVENFRVAEIGEILELDEQDVMRLLDMASQEISRQVATDIMIIEDEPLIAMDIEQMVESLGHRVTGIARTHAEAVALYNKTKPSMVLADIQLADGSSGIDAVNDILKTSSVPVIFITAFPERLLTGERPEPTFLVTKPFNPDMVKALISQALFFNESTRVAA, from the coding sequence ATGACACTTTCCACTCGAATTGCGCCGCACCTGCCTTATCTGCGCCGCTATTCCCGCGCCCTTACCGGCACTCAGACTTCGGGCGACGCTTATGTCGCCGCCGTTCTCGAAGCTATCATCGCCGATCTCACCATTTTCCCGGATACGGCGAATGACCGGGTGGCACTCTACAAACTGTTTACACAATTGTTTGGTTCCACCGCCGTCCAGATTCCGGAGCCGACCTCTCCCTATGCCTGGGAACAGCGCGCCACCTTGAACCTTTCGAAGGTTTCGCCGGGCGCCCGTCAGGCCTTCCTGCTTGCCTCCGTGGAGAATTTTCGCGTTGCCGAGATCGGCGAAATCCTGGAACTCGACGAACAGGACGTCATGCGTCTGCTCGACATGGCCTCGCAGGAGATTTCCCGTCAGGTCGCGACCGACATCATGATCATCGAGGACGAACCGCTGATCGCCATGGATATCGAGCAAATGGTCGAAAGCCTCGGCCATCGCGTCACCGGCATTGCCCGCACCCATGCCGAGGCAGTGGCGCTCTACAACAAGACCAAACCGAGCATGGTGCTGGCCGACATCCAACTGGCCGACGGCAGCTCCGGCATCGACGCCGTCAACGACATTCTCAAGACCTCGAGCGTGCCGGTGATCTTCATTACCGCCTTCCCGGAAAGGCTTCTGACCGGCGAGCGCCCGGAACCGACTTTCCTTGTTACCAAGCCGTTCAACCCAGACATGGTCAAGGCGTTGATCAGCCAAGCTCTTTTCTTCAACGAATCGACCAGAGTGGCCGCCTGA